In Colwellia sp. PAMC 20917, a single genomic region encodes these proteins:
- a CDS encoding M16 family metallopeptidase has protein sequence MKHSLLFICSFIMILSHPVFAEFTLPDYQKLTLKNGLTVYLMEQHEVPLVDIKVVTKAGAVNDGDNYGLANFTGTALGFGSDKLSKKEIEDLFDFHGANFSNSVGMESSTLSLSIASKDIDGLLPVFRDILLAPSFDNEEFVKEKKRHLENLKQSREQPGQIIGGAFNQLYFQQHLLGNPVDGNISTIEKLSIKQIETFYQAFYSANNSALIVVGDFNSKSMEKKINDLFSDWASKNISAPNLKSFKAPAESNVLVVNKSDANESTFIIGGKGIASNHPDMVAIKVINTILGGRFTSWLNDALRVNSGLTYGARSQFNSYSTEGTFVISTFTKNETTFEAIDLALKTYDRLWEQGIDKDTLESAKAYVKGQFPPKYETSRQLAGLLATMWVQQLDNTFINDFQKNVDALNVIKANEIVKTVFPRENLQLVIIGKADIIGEKAKKYGKVKAVDINTVSF, from the coding sequence ATGAAACATTCCCTTTTATTTATTTGCAGCTTTATCATGATATTAAGTCATCCAGTATTCGCTGAATTTACTTTACCCGATTATCAAAAGCTGACATTGAAAAACGGCTTAACCGTTTATTTGATGGAACAACATGAAGTCCCTTTAGTCGATATTAAAGTGGTGACTAAAGCTGGCGCAGTTAATGACGGTGACAATTATGGCTTAGCGAACTTTACGGGGACAGCGCTTGGTTTTGGCAGCGATAAATTATCAAAAAAAGAAATTGAAGATTTATTTGATTTTCACGGGGCTAACTTTAGCAACAGCGTTGGTATGGAGTCCTCTACGTTAAGCTTATCTATTGCCAGTAAAGATATTGATGGATTGTTGCCAGTATTTAGAGATATTTTATTAGCGCCAAGCTTTGACAATGAAGAATTTGTTAAAGAGAAAAAACGTCACCTCGAAAATCTAAAACAAAGTAGGGAACAACCTGGGCAAATTATCGGCGGAGCATTTAACCAGCTATATTTTCAACAACATTTATTAGGAAACCCTGTTGATGGCAATATTTCAACCATCGAAAAGCTTTCTATTAAACAAATAGAAACTTTTTACCAGGCGTTCTACTCAGCAAATAATAGTGCACTTATTGTTGTTGGCGACTTTAATAGCAAAAGTATGGAAAAAAAGATTAATGACTTATTTTCAGACTGGGCATCTAAAAATATAAGTGCTCCTAATTTAAAGAGCTTTAAAGCACCTGCAGAATCAAACGTATTGGTTGTTAATAAAAGTGATGCTAACGAAAGTACTTTTATCATAGGTGGTAAAGGCATAGCGTCTAATCATCCTGATATGGTTGCCATAAAAGTGATCAATACTATATTGGGTGGTAGATTTACCTCGTGGTTAAATGACGCATTACGTGTTAATTCGGGTTTAACGTATGGCGCGAGAAGTCAATTTAATAGCTACTCAACCGAGGGTACGTTTGTTATATCTACTTTCACTAAAAATGAAACAACCTTTGAAGCCATCGATTTAGCGCTAAAAACCTATGACAGGTTATGGGAGCAGGGTATTGATAAAGATACCTTAGAATCTGCTAAAGCTTATGTTAAAGGGCAATTCCCTCCAAAATATGAAACAAGCCGTCAACTGGCTGGTTTACTGGCTACTATGTGGGTTCAACAGCTTGATAATACTTTTATTAACGATTTTCAAAAAAATGTTGATGCGCTAAATGTCATCAAAGCAAATGAGATTGTTAAAACTGTTTTTCCAAGAGAAAACTTACAGTTAGTCATTATAGGTAAGGCTGACATCATTGGTGAAAAAGCAAAAAAATACGGTAAGGTAAAAGCAGTTGATATCAATACGGTTAGTTTTTAG
- a CDS encoding M16 family metallopeptidase: MKKLILALCCALVSLSASALTTLEDVKSFTLDNGMTIIVLEDHSIPNANMYLFWKVGSRNEYPGITGLSHFFEHMMFNGAKKYGPKQFDRLMEAAGGANNAYTSENITAYTNWFPVSAIETIFSLEADRIENLAIDEAMVESERGVVTSERSTRLENSSFSKLHEEVKGVAFRAHPYSWGVIGHQSDIDNWSIEDLKAYHKTYYAPNNAVVVISGDVTLAQVKKLANKHFAPISAQSSPRKVHTVEPKQLGERRTYVQKESSTSANVLFAFHVPETRHADYYPLKMLASILGDGQSSRLSRSLVDDKQIATSVFTYMPDSFDPNLFYVFATAISTVKASVLEQAMVAEINNIIVNSVTEHELTKTKNIAQVDFYRTLSTINGKANTLGTYALFFDDYSKMFTAISDMNKVSVEDIKRVASTYLIKSNRTVGILAAEQDSSEGDL, translated from the coding sequence ATGAAAAAATTAATCCTAGCACTTTGTTGTGCTTTGGTAAGCTTGTCTGCAAGTGCCTTAACTACGCTTGAAGATGTTAAGTCTTTTACCTTAGACAACGGTATGACCATCATCGTATTAGAAGATCATTCTATCCCTAATGCCAACATGTATTTATTCTGGAAAGTAGGCTCTAGAAACGAATATCCTGGCATAACAGGGCTTTCACATTTTTTTGAGCACATGATGTTTAATGGTGCAAAAAAATACGGCCCTAAACAGTTTGACCGTTTAATGGAAGCTGCTGGTGGAGCTAATAACGCTTACACTTCCGAAAACATTACCGCTTATACTAATTGGTTCCCGGTTAGTGCAATAGAAACAATTTTCAGTTTAGAAGCCGATCGTATTGAAAACCTCGCTATTGATGAAGCTATGGTAGAGAGTGAACGTGGCGTAGTGACCTCTGAAAGGTCAACTCGGTTAGAAAATTCAAGTTTCAGTAAACTGCATGAAGAAGTAAAAGGCGTCGCTTTTCGAGCACATCCCTACAGTTGGGGGGTTATCGGTCATCAGTCAGACATAGATAATTGGTCGATTGAAGATCTCAAAGCCTACCACAAAACATATTATGCACCGAACAATGCTGTTGTGGTTATCAGTGGTGATGTCACCTTAGCGCAAGTAAAAAAACTCGCAAATAAACATTTTGCACCGATCAGTGCACAATCAAGCCCAAGAAAAGTACATACCGTTGAGCCTAAGCAACTCGGTGAACGCCGAACTTACGTGCAAAAGGAGTCTTCAACCTCTGCCAATGTATTATTTGCTTTTCACGTACCAGAAACTCGCCATGCAGATTATTATCCATTGAAAATGCTTGCCTCTATTTTGGGCGATGGCCAAAGTTCTCGTTTGTCTAGAAGTCTGGTCGACGATAAACAAATAGCAACAAGCGTTTTTACTTATATGCCGGATTCATTTGATCCCAATCTATTCTATGTTTTCGCTACCGCGATCAGTACGGTAAAAGCGAGTGTGCTTGAGCAAGCGATGGTGGCAGAAATTAATAATATTATTGTTAATAGTGTTACTGAGCATGAGCTCACTAAAACCAAAAACATTGCTCAGGTAGATTTTTATCGCACGCTTTCCACAATCAATGGTAAAGCAAATACGTTAGGGACATATGCGTTATTTTTTGATGATTATTCGAAAATGTTTACGGCAATTTCAGACATGAACAAAGTGTCAGTTGAAGACATTAAGCGTGTCGCGAGTACCTATTTAATAAAGTCTAACCGCACGGTTGGCATTTTAGCCGCTGAACAAGACAGCAGCGAAGGAGATTTATAG
- a CDS encoding DUF1186 domain-containing protein: protein MNLEQALLVIATAHGNELPVEALEAVKMNWSVFYPDLERLIDQFITDDTSLTDEQQAILFFGTLLLAELKYVPALSKCLQLFSRSDSFLTPLEGVFGDALTELTPTLFYNVADGNTQVLSDYIVDGHQAMYCKASAIEAVFAQYEVGVIDKTELSEHVTRWLAAFLALPNPISSFLMSALADSCIEYQLDNFKHQFVELCDKDLFDEDRFKKSEVKAWHRGDAPKLIESGIIQAEFSVVDTLKAWIDDDSEDELIDTLPSEGHDIFESLMAEGGLLANILYDEKTILENSVPVSSLAMAGRNDPCPCGSGKKYKKCCLQ, encoded by the coding sequence ATGAATTTAGAACAAGCTTTATTGGTAATCGCTACTGCACATGGCAACGAACTACCTGTTGAAGCGCTAGAAGCAGTTAAAATGAATTGGTCAGTGTTTTATCCTGATTTAGAGCGACTCATCGATCAATTTATTACCGATGATACTTCGCTTACCGATGAGCAACAGGCGATTTTATTTTTCGGCACCTTATTACTAGCAGAATTAAAATATGTTCCCGCGTTGTCAAAATGTCTGCAGTTATTCTCGCGCAGTGATTCCTTTTTAACTCCCCTTGAAGGGGTGTTTGGAGATGCTCTTACTGAATTAACGCCAACCTTATTTTATAATGTGGCAGATGGTAATACACAAGTATTGTCTGATTACATTGTTGATGGTCATCAAGCGATGTACTGCAAAGCTTCTGCTATTGAAGCGGTGTTTGCTCAATACGAAGTGGGTGTCATTGATAAGACGGAATTAAGTGAACATGTAACTCGCTGGCTAGCAGCCTTTTTGGCTTTACCTAATCCAATCAGTAGTTTTTTAATGAGTGCATTAGCCGATTCTTGTATTGAATATCAACTTGATAATTTCAAACATCAGTTTGTAGAATTATGTGATAAAGACTTATTTGACGAAGACCGCTTTAAAAAATCTGAGGTAAAGGCCTGGCACAGGGGAGATGCACCTAAGCTGATAGAGTCTGGTATTATTCAGGCAGAGTTTAGTGTCGTTGATACGTTAAAGGCATGGATTGATGATGACTCTGAAGATGAGCTAATCGATACACTTCCAAGTGAAGGCCATGATATATTTGAGTCGTTAATGGCTGAAGGTGGTTTATTAGCTAATATCCTTTATGACGAAAAAACAATTTTAGAGAACAGCGTACCGGTGAGTTCATTAGCTATGGCTGGACGTAACGATCCATGTCCTTGTGGTAGTGGCAAAAAATATAAAAAGTGTTGCTTACAGTAA
- a CDS encoding sensor histidine kinase, translating into MKFQDLLIDENIVAMDFIEDKQGMLWIASDSGFYKFDGIEMQHYVQNKQQNSILSNAINTLFLDSQGNIWLGYKHAGLSRFDPVTEKFIHFSLPTANHNKVAYEFSGNAIETIVEDKFHNIWVGSDVGLTQITPKKEGIEATTDDFEILSFTNAPFTNSVVNRLVIDKQQNLWVGSDLGLHFVNISQLNSSTVAFNKISSLFKELKLPLNNSKSMSVVSLLADSDQTLWIGTSDQGVFSLNITDMSKGLLNLANDNSITPRFINHSLRNVEDIKQDNNGDIWFATKSGLGLFSATQQVFYLYQHNAEDLTSLATNLIYNIFINQQGILYLSIPFTIQTVNTNSTWFKTIPINTKNKNMLQSKAVVTADFDNQQNLWLSGIGTGLSKEFKDKKSKNKSNESILVNSKSCAPHCFINYQLLDKNAKPDKNSIFYLDEGGVVGFKEDSQGRIWLGLYNNGVYKVSANKHYKTHYKYDKEKPNSLSSNWRNRVIIEDSDQRIWVGNQAGINLYDDLKDTFVRVPILDNNAQTILSVYINAIGETKDHLLIGSGDGRLFYLTETGNKQNKDQKLSFENIKIRLKNGENKYFTSITSITETQDGAIWLSTLTTGLLKGSLVTIKSGELIFIGDIYDHRQGLNNNNISASHADLNDNNRLWLHTEFGISVFYIDRERFYNFSSIDGISSVKQWINCADQAKNGDIYYCGPEGVVYFSPKDIKLNTRIPEVVLTRFYVNNKVVNIEHEDEIQLFKQDNKHYNLLTKNINFTNSITLNHQQGNFAFDFASLDYTAPLKNKYKYMLEGFDNEWITTNAKRRHANYSNIPAGEYIFKVKGSNNHGFWNEGGAKIKIIVLPPWYLTLWAKTIFILIFSLLIFSFIRYRTQQQTKILTQRSIDLELAVNERTAELKNAQKTIAIQERMSSLGTLSAGISHEINNPTNFVYGSCQNMDVDLTRFKQFIYDLAGDDADEEVLSAFEHKFISLHEHLDIIGEGAQRIKKIVSGLSEFSRSDKDEMEVIPINQCIESTVELVKTEYKDVTHFELVFTNNPEVFCFPSKINQVIMNLLINAGQAIKANSPNKCDDYFGNIRICSAIVDNNCVLKIYDNGKGIATGHITKIFEPFFTTKEAGEGTGLGLSISYEIIQQHGGSLSVESTENVGTCFTLVLPLSQHNDIESGKSSCPVL; encoded by the coding sequence TTGAAATTTCAAGACCTACTCATCGATGAAAACATTGTGGCAATGGATTTTATTGAAGATAAACAGGGCATGTTATGGATAGCATCAGATAGCGGGTTTTATAAGTTTGATGGTATTGAGATGCAACATTATGTACAGAATAAACAACAAAATTCAATATTAAGTAATGCAATCAATACCTTATTTTTAGATAGTCAGGGCAATATTTGGTTAGGCTATAAGCATGCTGGACTATCACGTTTTGATCCCGTCACAGAAAAATTTATTCACTTTTCCTTGCCTACTGCTAATCATAATAAAGTTGCTTATGAATTTTCGGGGAATGCTATAGAAACTATTGTCGAAGATAAATTTCATAATATTTGGGTTGGTAGTGATGTTGGACTCACTCAAATTACTCCTAAAAAAGAAGGTATAGAAGCAACAACAGATGACTTTGAAATACTATCATTTACCAATGCACCATTTACTAACAGTGTCGTTAACCGTCTTGTCATTGATAAACAACAAAATCTTTGGGTTGGTAGTGATCTAGGGTTACATTTTGTCAATATTTCACAGCTGAACAGTTCTACTGTGGCTTTTAATAAAATAAGCTCACTTTTCAAAGAGTTAAAATTACCTTTAAATAACTCAAAATCGATGAGTGTCGTTAGTTTATTGGCTGATAGTGATCAAACATTATGGATAGGTACTAGTGATCAAGGGGTGTTTAGTTTAAATATTACTGATATGTCAAAAGGATTATTGAATTTAGCAAATGATAACAGTATTACGCCAAGGTTTATTAATCATTCTCTTCGTAATGTTGAAGACATTAAGCAAGATAATAACGGTGATATTTGGTTTGCGACTAAATCTGGATTAGGCTTATTCAGTGCAACGCAGCAAGTTTTTTATTTGTATCAACACAACGCAGAAGATCTGACAAGCTTAGCTACAAATCTTATTTATAACATTTTTATTAATCAACAAGGTATTTTGTATCTATCTATTCCATTTACTATTCAAACAGTTAACACCAATAGTACATGGTTCAAAACCATCCCTATTAATACTAAAAATAAAAACATGTTGCAAAGTAAAGCAGTGGTTACGGCAGATTTTGATAATCAACAAAATTTATGGCTCAGTGGTATTGGTACCGGTTTGTCTAAGGAATTTAAAGATAAAAAGAGTAAAAACAAAAGTAACGAATCAATATTAGTCAATTCAAAGAGCTGTGCACCACATTGCTTTATTAATTATCAACTTTTAGATAAAAATGCCAAACCGGACAAAAACAGTATATTTTATTTAGATGAAGGTGGTGTAGTAGGCTTTAAAGAAGATTCACAAGGGCGCATTTGGCTAGGATTATATAATAATGGCGTCTATAAAGTGTCTGCTAATAAGCATTACAAAACTCATTATAAATATGATAAAGAAAAGCCAAATAGTTTAAGTAGCAACTGGCGTAATCGCGTTATTATTGAAGATTCAGATCAACGTATATGGGTAGGTAATCAGGCGGGAATTAATTTATACGATGATCTTAAAGACACTTTTGTTCGTGTTCCTATACTGGATAATAATGCTCAAACAATACTTTCAGTATATATAAACGCCATTGGAGAAACAAAGGATCATTTATTAATAGGTAGCGGAGATGGTCGTTTATTTTATTTAACCGAGACAGGAAACAAGCAAAATAAAGATCAAAAATTAAGTTTTGAAAATATAAAAATACGATTAAAAAATGGTGAAAATAAATATTTCACATCAATTACTTCTATCACAGAAACTCAGGATGGTGCTATTTGGCTATCAACCTTGACAACAGGTCTGCTTAAGGGAAGTTTAGTTACTATTAAAAGTGGTGAGTTGATCTTTATTGGTGATATTTATGATCATCGACAAGGATTGAATAACAATAATATTAGCGCTTCTCACGCAGACTTAAATGACAATAACCGCTTGTGGTTACATACCGAATTTGGAATTTCAGTATTTTATATTGACCGTGAACGTTTCTATAATTTCAGCTCTATAGATGGTATATCAAGTGTAAAACAATGGATAAACTGTGCAGATCAAGCTAAAAATGGTGATATATATTATTGTGGCCCAGAAGGTGTTGTATATTTTTCACCAAAAGATATTAAGTTAAATACCCGTATTCCCGAAGTAGTCTTAACTCGATTTTACGTAAATAACAAAGTAGTTAACATTGAGCATGAAGACGAAATACAGCTATTTAAACAAGATAATAAACATTACAATTTACTGACTAAAAATATTAATTTTACTAACAGTATTACGCTAAACCATCAACAAGGTAACTTTGCTTTTGATTTTGCCTCTCTGGATTATACCGCGCCATTAAAAAATAAATATAAATATATGCTTGAGGGCTTTGATAACGAATGGATAACGACCAATGCAAAACGCCGGCATGCTAATTACAGTAATATTCCCGCGGGCGAATATATATTTAAAGTCAAAGGTAGTAATAATCATGGCTTTTGGAATGAAGGTGGTGCAAAAATTAAAATTATTGTCCTACCACCTTGGTATTTGACTTTATGGGCTAAAACCATTTTTATCTTAATTTTTAGTTTACTAATTTTTAGCTTTATACGTTATCGTACTCAACAACAAACAAAAATATTAACACAACGTAGCATTGACCTAGAACTAGCAGTTAATGAACGAACCGCTGAGCTTAAAAATGCGCAAAAAACAATTGCAATTCAAGAAAGGATGTCCTCTCTAGGTACACTCAGCGCAGGCATCTCCCACGAAATTAACAACCCAACCAATTTTGTTTATGGTAGCTGTCAAAATATGGATGTTGACTTAACACGCTTTAAGCAATTTATATATGATTTAGCCGGTGACGATGCCGATGAGGAAGTTCTTTCCGCGTTTGAACACAAATTCATCTCTTTACATGAACATCTCGATATTATTGGTGAAGGTGCGCAGCGGATCAAAAAAATCGTCAGTGGATTAAGTGAATTTTCTCGCTCAGATAAAGACGAAATGGAAGTCATCCCAATTAATCAATGCATAGAGAGCACAGTTGAATTGGTTAAAACCGAATATAAGGATGTTACCCATTTTGAATTAGTATTTACAAATAATCCTGAAGTATTTTGTTTCCCCTCCAAAATTAATCAGGTGATAATGAATTTATTAATTAATGCTGGTCAAGCCATAAAAGCTAATTCACCAAACAAATGTGATGATTATTTTGGTAATATCCGCATCTGTAGCGCTATTGTTGATAATAATTGTGTACTCAAAATTTATGATAATGGGAAAGGTATTGCAACAGGCCATATAACTAAAATTTTTGAACCATTTTTCACTACTAAAGAAGCAGGCGAAGGCACCGGGCTTGGCTTATCGATCAGTTATGAAATTATTCAACAACATGGAGGAAGTTTGTCGGTCGAAAGCACTGAAAATGTTGGCACTTGTTTCACTTTAGTTTTACCACTTAGCCAGCATAACGATATCGAGTCTGGAAAATCTAGCTGTCCTGTTTTATGA
- a CDS encoding GGDEF domain-containing response regulator has product MQLFSTHKLRNIQAQEQAIKKHAILVVDDEVANRKVITSILQYEFIVLEASNGVEAIELVQKHPNPESISMVISDQRMPHMSGVELLSQLAKIIPKSVRIIVSGYTDVESFIGSINKANIYKFIIKPFERADFLWTIERALENFELQQKHDTHLLSLEYIVAERTKELADKNIELEQAYKKLEDISLTDPLTQLKNRRYLDKHIDAKVALSLKAFQNWQKDTTKPLPHNEQLTFFMLDLDNFKSVNDTYGHEFGDEVLKSIKPLLETLFRSSDIFIRLGGEEFLIVVRDINQTDAQILAERLRKTIKQYVFVVNSYTNFSVTCSIGYVQYPYITEQPNALSWQQVVKLTDKALYLAKNNGRDAWVGLSHLNNNINENEITKLLDLDEILTQNNTINLVSNITLTIK; this is encoded by the coding sequence TTGCAATTATTTAGCACTCACAAGCTTCGTAATATTCAAGCGCAAGAGCAAGCAATAAAAAAACATGCCATTTTAGTTGTTGATGACGAAGTTGCAAACCGCAAAGTTATTACTTCTATTCTTCAATATGAATTTATCGTTTTAGAGGCTAGCAATGGGGTTGAAGCGATTGAGCTTGTTCAGAAACATCCTAATCCCGAAAGCATCAGTATGGTGATCAGCGATCAGCGCATGCCACATATGAGTGGAGTTGAATTGCTAAGTCAGTTAGCTAAAATAATTCCTAAATCTGTGCGAATTATTGTTAGTGGTTATACCGATGTCGAATCTTTCATCGGGTCTATCAATAAAGCCAATATTTATAAATTTATTATTAAACCCTTTGAACGCGCCGATTTTCTATGGACTATAGAACGCGCACTTGAAAACTTTGAGTTACAACAAAAGCATGATACGCATTTATTATCCCTTGAGTACATCGTAGCAGAAAGAACGAAAGAGCTTGCTGATAAAAATATCGAACTTGAACAAGCTTATAAAAAGCTAGAAGACATTAGCTTAACCGATCCGTTAACTCAATTGAAAAATCGTCGCTATTTAGATAAACATATTGATGCTAAAGTCGCTCTGTCTTTAAAAGCATTTCAAAATTGGCAAAAAGACACCACAAAACCTTTGCCTCATAATGAACAACTCACTTTTTTTATGCTCGACTTAGATAATTTTAAATCAGTAAATGATACATATGGTCACGAATTTGGAGATGAAGTTCTTAAAAGCATTAAACCCTTACTAGAAACTTTATTCCGTAGTTCCGACATATTTATACGCTTGGGGGGAGAAGAATTTTTAATTGTTGTAAGAGACATAAATCAAACGGATGCACAAATACTAGCAGAGCGATTACGTAAAACCATTAAGCAATATGTATTTGTTGTTAACTCATACACAAACTTTTCTGTAACTTGTTCAATAGGTTATGTTCAATATCCTTATATTACCGAACAACCAAATGCGTTAAGTTGGCAACAGGTAGTGAAACTTACAGATAAAGCACTTTATCTAGCTAAAAATAATGGCAGAGATGCATGGGTTGGACTGAGTCATCTAAACAATAATATCAATGAGAATGAAATCACAAAACTGCTAGATCTAGATGAAATATTAACTCAAAATAACACGATTAATTTAGTCAGTAATATCACTTTAACCATCAAGTAA
- a CDS encoding transposase, with product MPKPRSQQISLSDTPYYHICSQTVRKAFLCGIDKETGVSYEHRRNWIEQRIFTLSQVFAIDICAHAVMNNHLHLVLHVDSEQVNNWTTFEVLSRWHTLFKGTLLTRQYQRQQSLTTFEIEMVEETAQVYKQRLIDISWFMRALNEPIARQANKEDKCTGHFWEGRFKSQALLDEGALLACMAYVDLNPVRAGIASTPEQSSFTSIQLRIKAAIMGEQPTTLLPFTGHEQQAKTSGIRFNLKDYLTLVDETGRVIRADKRGAIETRAANILSRLHISDESWLKLTTNFEGIFTGAVGTAEHLCEFTEHVGLKRAHGKANAQACLNSA from the coding sequence ATGCCCAAGCCTCGTTCACAACAAATCAGTTTATCTGATACGCCGTATTATCATATTTGCAGTCAAACCGTTCGAAAAGCCTTTTTATGTGGTATTGATAAAGAAACCGGTGTCAGTTATGAGCACAGGCGTAATTGGATTGAACAACGTATTTTTACATTATCTCAGGTCTTTGCTATTGATATTTGTGCTCACGCTGTCATGAATAATCACTTACATTTAGTCCTTCATGTTGATAGTGAACAAGTTAACAACTGGACGACGTTCGAGGTACTGTCTCGTTGGCATACGTTGTTTAAAGGCACCCTGTTAACCCGTCAATATCAGCGACAGCAATCATTAACGACATTCGAAATAGAAATGGTTGAAGAAACAGCACAGGTCTATAAACAGCGCTTAATCGATATCAGTTGGTTTATGCGGGCATTAAACGAGCCTATTGCTCGACAGGCCAATAAAGAAGATAAATGCACAGGGCACTTTTGGGAAGGACGCTTTAAATCACAAGCCCTGCTCGATGAAGGGGCATTACTTGCTTGTATGGCTTATGTAGATTTAAATCCAGTGCGTGCAGGCATTGCCTCAACACCTGAGCAATCGAGCTTTACCAGTATTCAACTGCGTATCAAAGCAGCCATCATGGGAGAGCAACCGACAACCTTATTACCTTTTACTGGCCATGAACAGCAAGCTAAAACCTCCGGTATCCGCTTTAACTTGAAGGACTATTTAACCCTTGTAGATGAAACAGGTCGCGTAATAAGAGCAGACAAACGAGGCGCTATCGAAACTAGAGCCGCAAATATACTGTCAAGACTTCACATCAGCGATGAAAGTTGGCTCAAACTCACCACAAACTTTGAAGGTATATTCACTGGTGCGGTCGGCACCGCAGAGCATTTGTGTGAATTTACTGAGCACGTGGGGTTAAAGCGAGCACACGGTAAAGCAAATGCTCAAGCTTGTTTGAATAGCGCGTAA